A stretch of the Arvicola amphibius chromosome 8, mArvAmp1.2, whole genome shotgun sequence genome encodes the following:
- the Fiz1 gene encoding flt3-interacting zinc finger protein 1 isoform X1 translates to MYLCEFQDSLVYRVSSRKRKEKEKASRHPGPATMDEASLPVVPAPMASPGPAPSAAAPRVPFHCSECGKSFRYRSDLRRHFARHTALKPHACPRCGKGFKHSFNLANHLRSHTGERPYRCSACPKGFRDSTGLLHHQVVHTGEKPYCCLVCELRFSSRSSLGRHLKRQHRGVLPSPLQPSPGLPPLNSPCSVCCNVGPCTVCGGGGAGGGEGLEGAGATSWGLAEAAAAAAASLPPFACGACARRFDHGRELAAHWAAHTDVKPFKCPRCERDFNAPALLERHKLTHDLQGSNAPPTQVWSSGGGPEVAGDGDVVEVGDAPPTWDAGLLLSPTGAGIPKLEALLPEGEGAENTRAPAAAAEASSEDTLYQCDCGTFFASAPALASHLEAHSGPATYGCGHCGALYAALAALEEHRRASHGEGSGEVAPDGEGEQATGGPGPGSSSRGKKIFGCSECEKLFRSPRDLERHVLVHTGEKPFPCLECGKFFRHECYLKRHRLLHGTERPFPCHICGKGFITLSNLSRHLKLHRGMD, encoded by the exons atgtatctctgtgagttccaggacagcctagtctacagagtgagttccaggaaaagaaaagaaaaag AGAAAGCCTCTAGACACCCTGGACCTGCCACCATGGATGAGGCCTCGCTGCCTGTGGTTCCAGCCCCTATGGCTTCTCCAGGGCCAGCACCTTCTGCCGCTGCCCCTCGGGTGCCCTTTCACTGCAGCGAATGTGGCAAGAGCTTCCGTTACCGATCGGACCTGCGGCGCCACTTTGCTCGGCATACAGCGCTCAAGCCCCACGCATGTCCTCGCTGTGGCAAGGGCTTCAAGCATAGCTTCAACCTGGCTAACCACCTGCGCTCACACACCGGCGAGCGGCCCTACCGATGCTCTGCCTGCCCTAAGGGATTCCGAGACTCCACTGGCCTGCTGCACCATCAG GTcgtccacactggagagaagccctactgCTGTTTGGTCTGCGAGCTCCGCTTTTCCTCTCGCTCCAGCCTAGGCCGCCACCTCAAGCGGCAGCACCGGGGCGTCCTTCCGTCTCCCCTGCAGCCAAGCCCAGGCCTGCCTCCCCTGAACTCCCCCTGCTCAGTGTGTTGTAACGTGGGTCCCTGTACGGTTTGTGGAGGTGGAGGGGCTGGCGGAGGAGAGGGCTTGGAGGGAGCAGGAGCAACCAGCTGGGGACtagcagaggcagcagctgccGCAGCTGCCTCGCTGCCCCCGTTTGCGTGTGGCGCCTGTGCCCGTCGCTTTGACCACGGCCGGGAGCTAGCTGCCCACTGGGCCGCGCACACTGATGTGAAGCCATTCAAGTGCCCACGCTGCGAGCGCGACTTCAACGCGCCCGCGCTGCTGGAACGCCATAAGCTTACGCACGACCTGCAGGGGAGCAATGCACCCCCAACGCAGGTCTGGTCCTCAGGTGGGGGTCCAGAGGTGGCAGGAGATGGCGATGTAGTGGAGGTAGGGGATGCCCCGCCGACCTGGGACGCCGGGCTACTTCTAAGCCCCACCGGGGCAGGCATCCCCAAGCTGGAGGCACTGCTCCCCGAGGGTGAGGGTGCAGAGAATACCCGGGCTCCGGCTGCAGCAGCCGAGGCGTCCTCGGAAGACACACTGTACCAGTGCGACTGCGGGACCTTCTTCGCGTCTGCCCCGGCCTTGGCCAGTCACCTAGAAGCCCACTCAGGCCCAGCCACCTATGGCTGCGGCCACTGCGGGGCATTGTATGCAGCGCTGGCCGCTCTGGAGGAGCATCGGCGTGCCAGCCACGGTGAGGGCAGTGGGGAAGTGGCCCCTGATGGCGAGGGCGAGCAGGCGACTGGAGGGCCAGGGCCCGGCTCCTCCAGCCGTGGCAAGAAAATCTTTGGCTGTTCAGAATGCGAGAAGTTGTTCCGTTCGCCTCGCGACCTGGAACGGCATGTTCTGGTTCACACAGGGGAGAAGCCGTTCCCCTGCCTAGAGTGTGGCAAGTTCTTCCGCCACGAGTGCTACCTCAAGCGCCACCGACTGCTGCATGGCACAGAGCGGCCCTTTCCCTGCCACATCTGCGGCAAGGGCTTCATCACACTCAGCAATCTCTCTAGGCACCTGAAGCTGCACAGGGGCATGGACTGA
- the Fiz1 gene encoding flt3-interacting zinc finger protein 1 isoform X2, with translation MDEASLPVVPAPMASPGPAPSAAAPRVPFHCSECGKSFRYRSDLRRHFARHTALKPHACPRCGKGFKHSFNLANHLRSHTGERPYRCSACPKGFRDSTGLLHHQVVHTGEKPYCCLVCELRFSSRSSLGRHLKRQHRGVLPSPLQPSPGLPPLNSPCSVCCNVGPCTVCGGGGAGGGEGLEGAGATSWGLAEAAAAAAASLPPFACGACARRFDHGRELAAHWAAHTDVKPFKCPRCERDFNAPALLERHKLTHDLQGSNAPPTQVWSSGGGPEVAGDGDVVEVGDAPPTWDAGLLLSPTGAGIPKLEALLPEGEGAENTRAPAAAAEASSEDTLYQCDCGTFFASAPALASHLEAHSGPATYGCGHCGALYAALAALEEHRRASHGEGSGEVAPDGEGEQATGGPGPGSSSRGKKIFGCSECEKLFRSPRDLERHVLVHTGEKPFPCLECGKFFRHECYLKRHRLLHGTERPFPCHICGKGFITLSNLSRHLKLHRGMD, from the exons ATGGATGAGGCCTCGCTGCCTGTGGTTCCAGCCCCTATGGCTTCTCCAGGGCCAGCACCTTCTGCCGCTGCCCCTCGGGTGCCCTTTCACTGCAGCGAATGTGGCAAGAGCTTCCGTTACCGATCGGACCTGCGGCGCCACTTTGCTCGGCATACAGCGCTCAAGCCCCACGCATGTCCTCGCTGTGGCAAGGGCTTCAAGCATAGCTTCAACCTGGCTAACCACCTGCGCTCACACACCGGCGAGCGGCCCTACCGATGCTCTGCCTGCCCTAAGGGATTCCGAGACTCCACTGGCCTGCTGCACCATCAG GTcgtccacactggagagaagccctactgCTGTTTGGTCTGCGAGCTCCGCTTTTCCTCTCGCTCCAGCCTAGGCCGCCACCTCAAGCGGCAGCACCGGGGCGTCCTTCCGTCTCCCCTGCAGCCAAGCCCAGGCCTGCCTCCCCTGAACTCCCCCTGCTCAGTGTGTTGTAACGTGGGTCCCTGTACGGTTTGTGGAGGTGGAGGGGCTGGCGGAGGAGAGGGCTTGGAGGGAGCAGGAGCAACCAGCTGGGGACtagcagaggcagcagctgccGCAGCTGCCTCGCTGCCCCCGTTTGCGTGTGGCGCCTGTGCCCGTCGCTTTGACCACGGCCGGGAGCTAGCTGCCCACTGGGCCGCGCACACTGATGTGAAGCCATTCAAGTGCCCACGCTGCGAGCGCGACTTCAACGCGCCCGCGCTGCTGGAACGCCATAAGCTTACGCACGACCTGCAGGGGAGCAATGCACCCCCAACGCAGGTCTGGTCCTCAGGTGGGGGTCCAGAGGTGGCAGGAGATGGCGATGTAGTGGAGGTAGGGGATGCCCCGCCGACCTGGGACGCCGGGCTACTTCTAAGCCCCACCGGGGCAGGCATCCCCAAGCTGGAGGCACTGCTCCCCGAGGGTGAGGGTGCAGAGAATACCCGGGCTCCGGCTGCAGCAGCCGAGGCGTCCTCGGAAGACACACTGTACCAGTGCGACTGCGGGACCTTCTTCGCGTCTGCCCCGGCCTTGGCCAGTCACCTAGAAGCCCACTCAGGCCCAGCCACCTATGGCTGCGGCCACTGCGGGGCATTGTATGCAGCGCTGGCCGCTCTGGAGGAGCATCGGCGTGCCAGCCACGGTGAGGGCAGTGGGGAAGTGGCCCCTGATGGCGAGGGCGAGCAGGCGACTGGAGGGCCAGGGCCCGGCTCCTCCAGCCGTGGCAAGAAAATCTTTGGCTGTTCAGAATGCGAGAAGTTGTTCCGTTCGCCTCGCGACCTGGAACGGCATGTTCTGGTTCACACAGGGGAGAAGCCGTTCCCCTGCCTAGAGTGTGGCAAGTTCTTCCGCCACGAGTGCTACCTCAAGCGCCACCGACTGCTGCATGGCACAGAGCGGCCCTTTCCCTGCCACATCTGCGGCAAGGGCTTCATCACACTCAGCAATCTCTCTAGGCACCTGAAGCTGCACAGGGGCATGGACTGA